GATATTTAAAAAAGGGATTGCAGAAAATATTGGCAATGCTATACTGATTAAGGTAAATCAGATTGGTTCTCTCTCTGAGACCCTTGAGGCAATTACTATTGCTAAAAAGGATAAATACAACGCTATAATTTCACACCGATCTGGCGAGACTGAAGATACGACTATTGCTCATCTTGCGGTAGCAACCGGAGTGGGCCAGATAAAAACCGGTTCTTTATCCCGCACCGATAGAATCTGTAAATATAACGAACTGTTAAGGATCCAGGAAGAGTTAGGTAAAAAGGCAGTCTATGCGGGGACAAGTTGGAAGAGGTAAATGCTTTCCACGTTAAGAAGGTCATTATGGCTTTTTGGGTTTGCAGTTTTACTTTTGGTTTTATTTTTACCGGGTTATACTAAGCTACAGGAATCAAGGGTAAAAAATCGTAAACTCGAAAATAAATTCCGTAAAATGACCGTTGAAAATTATCTTCTGCAGGAAGAGCTAAAACGGATTGAAAACGACCCGGTTTATCAAGAGAAGATCGCCCGGCAAAAATTGGGTGTGGTAAGAAAAGGAGAAATTCCCATTAAGATTTTCTCCGAGAAGAAGAGATAAATAAGTTTCGCTAATTTTTGGCAATCAGTAGTATAATATAATTGTTCTTTAAAAAGTTTCGCGGGGTGGAGCAGCCTGGTAGCTCGCAAGGCTCAAATGGATACAAAACTCAAAGCAGATATTGCAGAATCAGCTGTAACAACTGAGCTTCTTAAAAGAAGTTTTAGGGTGCTACAGCCTATAGGAGATCGGTTAGCCTATGATTTAGGGGTGGATCTTCAGGGTAGGTTGTTGCGCATACAGGTGAAGAGCGCTTGGTTTAACGCCAAAGATAATTGCTATGTTGTTGATGGGCGTAGAACTAAGACAAATCGCCGGCGCATGTTAAGAAAGCACTATAGCGCTGAAGATTTCGATTTTGCAATTCTTTACCTTGCTGATTTGCAAGTGTTTTATGTTATGCCTGTAGCAGTCTTTTCTAGTTATGGAAGCACAGTAACCTTGATAGAAAAAACTAAAAGGCAGCGTAAGCCTAAGTCAGCAGAGTATAGGGAGCGTTGGGATTTGTTGTCCGATGGGCTCTTCAGTCGGTAACGGTTGAAGGATAACCTGTCAAATTCGGTGAAGCCTTAATTTGCAAAGGTAATACCGAGCCAAGTTCGCTAATGTTTGTGGCGAAAAGGTGTAGAGACTAAACGGCAGGGGCCCGCCATGTATTTTGGCGGGTCAAGATATAGTCCAGACTACGAATTCACTATTTGTGGAGCAGCGTAAGCTGAAGTAGTAAGCATAACCTTGAGGTCGTCCGTTCAAATCGGGCCCCCGCAACCAATATAACCCGCTAGGGAAACTTAGCGGGTTTTTTGTTGTTTTAACTGCCGACTAGAGGTATAATATTAAAATTAGGAGGATAAAATGAAAATAATCTTTATGTTGTTTTGTTTAGGGTTGATGGGTTGTGCTACGGTCGCAAAAGAAAGCAAAACTCCACCACGGATTGTAGAGAAAACGATAGTAATTAATGAAAAAGAAATGGATAGTATTATTTCCGTATTTAGCGAGGCGATAAAAAAGACTCCTAATTATGCCGGGGCCTATTATAACAGGGCGATTGCTTATTTTTATAAAAAAGACTATGCCAAATCTTGGCAGGATGTCCATACTGCGGAATCCCTAGGTTATAAATTCAGTGCTGATTTTATTAAGTCGCTTAAAGATGCTTCTCTTAGAGATAAATAAATTATTGTAATTACTGAGTACTATAGTTAAGAAAAAAAGGGGATAAAAATTATGGCAATAGTTAATTACTCATTTCAAAAAAATCTTAAAGAACAGGCAAGAAAAAAGAAACAAGAGGAGAAAAGGTTATTGAAGTTGAATAAGAAGATGGCTAAGTTAAAAGAAACTTCAGAATCGGTTATTAATTAGGGTGGGGTTTAAACCTCTTTTTTAGATTCTTCGTTGTTCGCCACTAAATTCCTTTAAAAAATTTAGGAGTTAATGTTAACATGATTCCGATGGAAAATAACTTATATAAATTTACTGATAATTCAGGTAGTTTTAGATCTTTCTTTGCGGATAGGATAAAAAGTCTATATTTGCCGCTGTGCAATGAAAAATTGATGTCGTCTATCTCCGCTGATCTACATGGGGATATTAAAACTGGTCAAAATAGTTTTTTACTTGAACCGGTTTCCCGCTGCAACCTTTCTCTTTCCAGGGCCTCAAGAAACTTTTGGGTTTATTGTATTAAGAATAAAGGGGACGGTTCTCTTAGGAGAACCGTCCCCTTTTCTTTTGTTTGGTCAGCTACCGGAGTGTCTAAAAATTTAAAACAGATAAAACAGGATAAATTTACACTGGAAGCTGGCCAACTTTGGCAGCGTATAAGCAGGGAGAATAGAAATATAGGGTTAAAATCCGAGGTTTTATCATTTGTCCCGATAGGTTCTGATGCATTGGAAATCATGCAGGTTACTCTTACTAATATAAGCAAAAAACAGATAAGTTTTATTCCTTATGCGGCAATACCATTATATGCCCGCTCTGCCGATAACCTGCGCGATCATCGCCATGTAACTTCACTTCTAACTAGGATTAAAGAGGAAAAATACGGAGTTAAGGTTAAGCCGACTTTACTTTTTGATGAATCCGGGCACAAACCGAATAATACGGTCTACTATGTGGCTGCATGTGATAATAGAGCAAGCCCCGCGCAATATATTTATCCTACACAGGAGCTTTTCTGCGGAGAATCAGGAGATTTGGAGTCTCCAGAAGCTGTTTTTGAAAATAAAATTCCTCAAAAGATACCTATCCAGGGTAAGGAGCCGATGGGAACGATGCGTTTTACCAGGATTACTCTGCCCGCACAAGCCAAAGTAACCTATATAATTATTATGGGTATTACTAAAAAGGATTGTAATTTAGGCCGCTTGATGAGTAAATTCAATACTCCTAAGAAAGTAAATATATATTTTGAGAAAACTAAAAATTTTTGGCAGGAGCAATCTAGGGCGCTAGAAATTTCAAGTGGAAATAATCATTTTGATAATTGGCTGCGCTGGGTAAATATTCAACCAGTTTTAAGAAAAATATTCGGCTGCTCATTCCTGCCGGATTTTGATTATGGCAAAGGCGGCAGAGGTTGGCGTGACCTCTGGCAGGATTGCTTGGGGCTTATTTTGAATAATCCCAAAGCAGTGCGAGAGTTTCTGATTAATAATTTTTGCGGAGTAAAAATTGATGGCTCAAACGCAACCATTATCGGTAAGAAACCGGGCGAATTTATCGCCGACCGTAATAATATCAGCCGAGTGTGGATGGATCATGGAGTTTGGCCTTTAATTACTTTGGATTTGTATATTCAGGAAACAGGCGACCTGGATATTTTGTTTGAACAGGCTAGCTATTTTAGGAATCATCAGATAAATCGTACAAGAGATATTGATTATAAGTGGGATGCTTCTTATGGAAATAAGCTAAAGACTAAATCCACGAAGATTTATACCGGTACAATATTCGAGCATTTACTTGTGCAAAATTTAGTGCAATTTTATAATGTCGGCAACCATAATTATGTGCGGCTGGAGGGTGCGGATTGGAATGACGGGTTGGATATGGCCAAAGAATATGGGGAAAGCGCAGCTTTCTCCTCGATGTATGCTCAGAATCTTGCTACCCTATCAGAGTTATTACTTAAATGCGGCAGAGAGCTAGAGATAGCCGAAGAGTTAAAAATTTTACTGGTTGATTTTGACTATCAGAATATAGAGCAAAAACATAAGGTTTTAGATAAATATTTTTCCAAAACTAAAGAACATCTCTCGGGGAAAAAAATCTGCGTGGATGCGGCTGCTTTAAGCTGCTCTTTAAGCCAAAAATCTCTTTGGATGCAAAAGCATATTCAGAAAAGCGAGTGGTTGAAGGAAGGATTCTTTAATGGATATTATGATAATTGTAAGAAGAGGATAGATGGTAAAAAGGGAAATTTAGTGCAGATGACTTTGACCTCTCAGGTGTTTCCAATTATGAGCGGCGTAGCCAACACCGCTCAAATAAAGCAAATTTTGGCGAATGTCTATCGTTATCTATATGATAAATCTGTCGGCGGTATCCGCCTGAATACAGATTTCAAAAAAGAGCAGCATGATCTAGGCCGGGCATTTTCCTTTTCCTATGGAGATAAGGAAAATGGCGCGGTGTTTAGCCACATAGTGGTCATGTTTGCTTATGCATTGTACAAACAGGGTTATTCTGAGAGTGGGTGGAAGGTTTTAAGTTCGCTCTATAAAATGGCAGCTAATACCGAAAAAAGTAAAATCTATCCCTGTTTGCCGGAGTATTTTGATTTATCCGGACGAGGAATGTATTCGTATTTGACCGGTTCAGCCAGCTGGTTTATGCTTACTTTGCTTACTCAAGTCTTTGGGATTAAAGGGCAAAATGGGGATCTGGTAATCGAGCCTAAACTTTCTAAAGAGCAATTTCAATCTACCGGTCAGTTAAGCATCAGTCGTGTTTTTGCAGAAAGAAAGCTAAAAATAGTTTTCTTAAATCCTAAACGCATGCAAGCGGGAAAATATCGCATTAGGCGTTTAGTACTGAATAAAGAACGGATTCCTGTAGAAGAGGTTTCTTTAGTACTTCTAACCAGAGAAGCCATCATCAGTTTACCAAAAGAAAAACTCAACATAATCGAAGTACATTTAGGATAATAATAAAGGGGACGGTTCTCTTTTTTAAGAGAACCGTCCCCTTTATTATTTTGCTGTAATCGCAATATAATAATGTCCTAAATTAGCAAAGTAAGAATGTCCTATTTTTAAACTGCTATAATGCCTTTTAGAAGGAGGGGCATTATGGCGCAAGAGGAGATTCTTACGATGAGCCACAAG
The nucleotide sequence above comes from Candidatus Omnitrophota bacterium. Encoded proteins:
- a CDS encoding group I intron-associated PD-(D/E)XK endonuclease — its product is MDTKLKADIAESAVTTELLKRSFRVLQPIGDRLAYDLGVDLQGRLLRIQVKSAWFNAKDNCYVVDGRRTKTNRRRMLRKHYSAEDFDFAILYLADLQVFYVMPVAVFSSYGSTVTLIEKTKRQRKPKSAEYRERWDLLSDGLFSR
- a CDS encoding cellobiose phosphorylase produces the protein MIPMENNLYKFTDNSGSFRSFFADRIKSLYLPLCNEKLMSSISADLHGDIKTGQNSFLLEPVSRCNLSLSRASRNFWVYCIKNKGDGSLRRTVPFSFVWSATGVSKNLKQIKQDKFTLEAGQLWQRISRENRNIGLKSEVLSFVPIGSDALEIMQVTLTNISKKQISFIPYAAIPLYARSADNLRDHRHVTSLLTRIKEEKYGVKVKPTLLFDESGHKPNNTVYYVAACDNRASPAQYIYPTQELFCGESGDLESPEAVFENKIPQKIPIQGKEPMGTMRFTRITLPAQAKVTYIIIMGITKKDCNLGRLMSKFNTPKKVNIYFEKTKNFWQEQSRALEISSGNNHFDNWLRWVNIQPVLRKIFGCSFLPDFDYGKGGRGWRDLWQDCLGLILNNPKAVREFLINNFCGVKIDGSNATIIGKKPGEFIADRNNISRVWMDHGVWPLITLDLYIQETGDLDILFEQASYFRNHQINRTRDIDYKWDASYGNKLKTKSTKIYTGTIFEHLLVQNLVQFYNVGNHNYVRLEGADWNDGLDMAKEYGESAAFSSMYAQNLATLSELLLKCGRELEIAEELKILLVDFDYQNIEQKHKVLDKYFSKTKEHLSGKKICVDAAALSCSLSQKSLWMQKHIQKSEWLKEGFFNGYYDNCKKRIDGKKGNLVQMTLTSQVFPIMSGVANTAQIKQILANVYRYLYDKSVGGIRLNTDFKKEQHDLGRAFSFSYGDKENGAVFSHIVVMFAYALYKQGYSESGWKVLSSLYKMAANTEKSKIYPCLPEYFDLSGRGMYSYLTGSASWFMLTLLTQVFGIKGQNGDLVIEPKLSKEQFQSTGQLSISRVFAERKLKIVFLNPKRMQAGKYRIRRLVLNKERIPVEEVSLVLLTREAIISLPKEKLNIIEVHLG
- a CDS encoding tetratricopeptide repeat protein, yielding MKIIFMLFCLGLMGCATVAKESKTPPRIVEKTIVINEKEMDSIISVFSEAIKKTPNYAGAYYNRAIAYFYKKDYAKSWQDVHTAESLGYKFSADFIKSLKDASLRDK
- a CDS encoding septum formation initiator family protein, giving the protein MLSTLRRSLWLFGFAVLLLVLFLPGYTKLQESRVKNRKLENKFRKMTVENYLLQEELKRIENDPVYQEKIARQKLGVVRKGEIPIKIFSEKKR